A region from the Algoriphagus machipongonensis genome encodes:
- a CDS encoding SusC/RagA family TonB-linked outer membrane protein — MKKHLKMVFMLFLFISFSTCQLAFAQQARITGKITDAETGEGIPGVSILISGTTTGVVTDLDGTYSIEASPSDVLRISFIGFTTVEEEVGNRTVIDVALSENVQALNEVVVVGYGTQEKKEITSAVTSVKSEDFNQGTVNDPTQLLQGKVAGLNIARPGGNPNSGFNVRLRGISSIGENASPLVVIDGVIGASLSTVDPNDIESMDVLKDGSAAAIYGTRGSAGVILVTTKKGKKGRSVVDFNSSVAIQNVARTISVMNAEEYKAIPNSRDLGGSTDWMDEVTDTGLSFINNLSLGGGNETTSYRVSINSRNVDGVGINSGFDQLNARLSLTQRALNDKATFTVNISNTSVDRQFGNENSFRYAIISNPTLPVLDPNPQSPDFGGYSERDIFDWFNPVSIAEQNIADGRDNSLIASIRGEYNFSSKFSGALFYSKQRETEWRGSYSPKTAKFGGGFGRNGLATIQNNERLNDLFEATLNYYETFGKTNFAFLAGYSYQEFFNQGDYTQAGNFLTDAFTYDNIGAALDFANGLATVSSYANSNKLVAFFGRANFNLDDTYLLSLSARYEGSTRFGANNKWGLFPAISAGVNIANLVDISGVSQMKFRASYGRTGTQPGESYLSLLRFGRQGNFFYNNQFVPSYGPVSNANPDLSWETKDEFDIGLDFVILNNKLDGSIDYYNRVTTGMILPINVPVPPNLFPTTQLNIGEMSNSGLEVMLNYKAIQNANFTWSTGVNFSTLKTNLRSLSAGDLSFGEVNYRSNFGSPGQNLTQLIRIQENGPLGQIWGPIQVGVSDDGSPIMKVIDGTAEDENGNPVYCNCNDDRTQLGTAYPTLNFGFNNSLRYKNWDLNFFFRGSFGHYLINSYRGFYENTESTTVQNWNIVNTKYFDPNITKAEYNSTHVEKADFVVLDNATLGYNFKIQPGKAVSRVRAYVSVQNPFMFTGYTGVDPEVRYGDSESNNDPLAPGIERRATYFTTTITTFGLNLSF; from the coding sequence ATGAAAAAACATTTAAAAATGGTTTTCATGTTATTCTTGTTCATTTCATTTAGCACATGCCAGTTGGCATTTGCACAGCAAGCTAGAATAACTGGAAAAATTACGGATGCAGAAACTGGGGAGGGAATTCCTGGGGTAAGTATTCTTATCAGCGGTACCACAACCGGAGTGGTGACAGATTTGGATGGAACCTATTCTATCGAGGCAAGTCCAAGTGATGTTTTGCGAATTTCATTTATCGGTTTTACTACCGTGGAAGAAGAAGTTGGTAACCGGACAGTTATTGATGTCGCTTTAAGCGAAAATGTACAAGCTTTAAATGAAGTAGTTGTAGTAGGCTACGGAACCCAGGAAAAGAAAGAGATTACCAGTGCGGTAACTAGCGTCAAATCAGAAGATTTTAATCAAGGCACTGTTAATGACCCTACCCAATTACTTCAGGGTAAAGTTGCCGGTCTGAACATCGCTCGGCCAGGTGGAAATCCTAACTCCGGATTTAATGTACGTTTAAGAGGGATTTCTTCGATTGGAGAAAATGCCTCCCCGCTTGTTGTTATTGATGGTGTAATTGGTGCCTCATTGAGTACAGTGGATCCTAATGATATCGAGTCTATGGATGTCTTGAAAGATGGGTCCGCTGCAGCGATTTATGGTACCAGAGGATCAGCAGGGGTGATTTTGGTCACTACCAAAAAAGGTAAAAAGGGTCGATCAGTTGTTGATTTTAACAGCAGTGTGGCAATACAGAATGTAGCCAGAACAATAAGTGTGATGAATGCTGAAGAGTACAAGGCAATACCTAACTCAAGAGACCTTGGTGGAAGCACAGACTGGATGGATGAGGTAACGGATACAGGTCTTAGTTTTATCAATAACTTATCGCTGGGAGGTGGAAATGAAACGACCAGTTATAGGGTTTCGATCAACTCCAGAAATGTAGACGGAGTAGGTATTAATTCTGGTTTTGATCAGTTAAATGCCCGTTTGAGTTTGACTCAAAGAGCTTTAAATGACAAAGCAACATTTACCGTAAATATTTCAAATACATCAGTTGACAGGCAATTTGGTAACGAGAACTCTTTTAGATATGCCATTATAAGTAATCCGACCTTACCAGTTTTAGATCCAAATCCTCAAAGCCCTGATTTTGGTGGATATTCAGAGCGAGATATTTTTGATTGGTTCAATCCTGTATCTATTGCTGAACAAAATATTGCAGATGGGCGAGATAATAGCCTTATAGCCAGTATCCGTGGAGAATACAATTTCTCGAGTAAGTTTAGTGGCGCTTTATTTTACTCCAAACAAAGAGAAACTGAATGGAGAGGATCTTATTCTCCTAAGACTGCTAAATTCGGAGGGGGATTTGGAAGAAATGGTTTGGCTACAATTCAAAATAATGAAAGGCTAAATGACTTATTCGAAGCTACCTTGAATTATTATGAAACTTTTGGAAAGACAAATTTTGCTTTCTTGGCAGGGTATTCTTATCAGGAGTTTTTTAACCAAGGGGATTATACTCAAGCTGGTAATTTCCTAACTGACGCTTTTACGTATGATAACATCGGCGCAGCTCTTGATTTTGCTAATGGATTGGCAACAGTTTCCAGTTATGCTAACTCAAACAAATTGGTGGCATTCTTTGGAAGGGCTAATTTTAATTTAGATGATACCTACCTACTTTCTTTAAGTGCTCGATATGAAGGTTCAACTAGATTTGGAGCTAATAACAAGTGGGGTTTGTTTCCAGCAATCAGTGCCGGTGTGAACATCGCTAACTTGGTTGACATTTCTGGAGTAAGTCAGATGAAGTTCAGGGCAAGTTATGGTAGAACAGGTACACAGCCTGGAGAATCTTATCTGTCTTTGTTAAGATTTGGACGTCAAGGAAACTTCTTCTATAATAATCAATTTGTGCCATCTTATGGGCCAGTTTCAAACGCCAATCCGGATTTGTCATGGGAGACTAAGGATGAATTTGATATAGGTTTGGATTTTGTGATTTTAAATAACAAACTAGATGGTTCAATAGATTATTATAACAGGGTGACAACTGGAATGATCTTGCCTATCAATGTTCCTGTGCCACCTAATCTTTTCCCTACTACCCAGTTGAACATCGGTGAAATGTCCAATTCAGGTCTGGAAGTCATGTTAAATTATAAAGCCATACAAAATGCTAATTTCACATGGTCTACGGGTGTCAATTTTTCTACTTTGAAGACAAATCTTAGAAGCTTGTCTGCTGGAGATTTGAGTTTCGGAGAAGTTAATTATCGCTCAAATTTTGGATCTCCTGGTCAAAACCTAACTCAATTGATCCGTATTCAGGAAAATGGTCCTTTGGGACAAATCTGGGGACCGATTCAAGTCGGTGTCAGTGATGATGGAAGCCCTATCATGAAGGTCATTGATGGTACAGCCGAGGATGAAAATGGTAACCCTGTTTATTGTAACTGTAATGATGACAGAACACAATTGGGAACAGCTTATCCTACTTTAAACTTTGGGTTTAATAACTCCTTGAGATACAAAAATTGGGATTTGAATTTCTTCTTTAGAGGATCATTTGGTCATTATTTGATAAATAGCTATAGAGGCTTCTATGAGAATACAGAAAGTACAACTGTACAAAACTGGAATATTGTAAATACTAAATACTTCGATCCAAATATTACAAAAGCGGAGTATAATAGTACCCACGTTGAAAAGGCTGATTTTGTGGTTTTGGACAATGCGACACTTGGTTATAATTTTAAAATACAACCGGGTAAAGCAGTCAGTAGAGTAAGGGCTTATGTTTCAGTTCAGAATCCGTTCATGTTTACTGGATACACAGGTGTGGATCCTGAAGTAAGATATGGGGATTCAGAGTCGAATAATGATCCTCTTGCTCCTGGAATTGAGCGGAGAGCTACTTATTTCACTACGACGATTACTACTTTTGGCCTTAATCTAAGTTTCTAA
- a CDS encoding VCBS repeat-containing protein has translation MKQKTLLILLIVCSFSCQKEEKSHDALFQLLSEEESGITFRNDLTYTEKVNPYTFRNFYNGSGVALGDINNDGLTDVFLAGNQTSNRLYLNLGNLKFKDITDQAGLNSTGYWTTGVSMADVNGDGLLDIYVCKSGPPGGEKRHNELFINNDNLTFSDKSKEYGIAEKGLSQHAVFFDFDKDGDLDMYLLSNSARSVGIYDLRVGQREIRDPEGGNKLFRNDGEIFTDVSEEAGIFGSNIGYGLGVTVADLNDDNWPDLYVSNDYFERDYLYLNNQDGTFSEILPDLLPEISLGSMGADIADLDNDSKPDIFVTEMLPKELSRVKTKTPFEEWDKFQSNIKAGYHQQFTRNTLQRNLGFRPGTQTPIFAEVSRMTGVEATDWSWGALIFDVDNDGLKDIFVTNGIVKDLTDFDFVDFYVNNQEKLNGFQEDSILLTKMIDAFPSNPQQNFLFKNQGNWSFENLSSNMGLDQLTFSTGSAYGDLDNDGDLDLVINNLNGRAFVYKNTSSDQKIGNYLSIELGKEFGTKVIAYAADKKYYQEYQPVKGYMSSVDPRMHFGLGKIEKLDSLEILWQDGKTQIIRDVHVNQSLKLFPEKVTKTLPELEEFPVRIFTQKESKIPFQHQESNFVDFDRDRLRFWMISNEGPKAAKADVNSDGLDDLFIPGAKGQSSVLLIQNSEGKFIPKQEELFGSDAISEDVTALFFDANKDGYPDLLVGSGGIEFGDNSPAYSDRLYLNDGSGNFHKSPQFFSSSPTAFQLPMDFDEDGDMDLVVGSRAIPFAYGIPTGLQVWENDGLGGFKQISQSLNPELSTIGMLTSAGLEDLDGDGKLELIVTGEWMPIRIFRFENNKLIEKTVDFGFENTTGLWNCLLVEDVNMDGFPDILAGNHGLNSRLRSQSNSQLRMVLNDFDQNGTLDQILSQYENERTIPWVLKPALLRQIPSLRKQLLTYESYQDKPLEDLFPETIWANSLTLTAGNLETSLWLNDGKGNFLYTDLPPEIQSAPVYSITSLKGESGGPVLVFGGNQSRIKPELGSQMGSYGWVLKPNGKNQWQTLTPGESGLFVPGEIRDFLQINIENKPNLVVLRNNDEPLVFEFRY, from the coding sequence ATGAAACAAAAAACCCTCCTTATTCTTCTTATTGTTTGCAGCTTTTCTTGTCAGAAAGAAGAGAAAAGTCATGATGCACTCTTTCAATTACTTTCGGAAGAGGAATCAGGCATAACCTTCAGAAATGACCTTACTTACACGGAAAAAGTAAACCCCTACACTTTTCGTAATTTCTATAACGGTTCAGGAGTAGCACTGGGAGATATTAATAATGATGGTTTAACTGATGTTTTCCTAGCCGGAAATCAAACTTCAAACAGACTTTACCTGAACCTTGGAAATCTGAAATTTAAAGATATTACAGACCAAGCTGGGCTAAACTCGACCGGCTATTGGACCACTGGAGTAAGTATGGCCGATGTGAACGGTGACGGTTTGCTAGATATTTATGTTTGCAAATCAGGCCCTCCAGGAGGTGAGAAACGGCATAATGAACTTTTTATCAATAACGACAATCTTACTTTTTCAGATAAATCTAAAGAATACGGAATCGCAGAAAAAGGGCTGAGTCAGCATGCTGTGTTCTTTGATTTTGACAAAGATGGAGATCTGGACATGTACCTACTCAGTAATTCAGCAAGATCCGTAGGGATTTACGACCTGAGGGTTGGGCAGCGTGAAATTCGAGATCCTGAAGGAGGAAATAAATTATTCAGAAATGATGGAGAAATCTTTACGGATGTGTCTGAAGAAGCAGGGATTTTCGGAAGTAACATCGGCTATGGTCTTGGAGTCACAGTGGCTGACCTAAATGACGATAATTGGCCAGACTTATACGTTTCCAATGACTATTTTGAAAGGGATTACCTCTACCTGAACAATCAGGATGGGACATTTTCTGAAATACTACCTGATCTTCTTCCAGAAATCAGTCTGGGAAGTATGGGGGCTGATATTGCTGATCTGGACAATGACTCCAAACCAGATATTTTTGTCACCGAAATGCTTCCAAAAGAGCTTTCACGCGTCAAAACGAAAACCCCTTTTGAAGAATGGGATAAATTTCAATCAAATATAAAAGCAGGGTACCATCAACAATTTACCCGAAACACACTTCAAAGAAACCTGGGGTTCAGACCAGGAACTCAAACTCCTATTTTTGCCGAAGTCAGTAGGATGACAGGTGTAGAAGCAACAGACTGGAGTTGGGGAGCCTTGATTTTCGACGTGGACAATGACGGACTGAAGGATATTTTTGTCACCAATGGAATTGTGAAGGATTTAACTGATTTTGACTTTGTAGATTTCTATGTCAACAACCAGGAAAAATTAAATGGGTTCCAGGAAGATTCCATTCTTTTGACCAAAATGATTGATGCGTTTCCTTCAAACCCTCAGCAAAACTTTCTTTTTAAAAACCAGGGCAACTGGTCCTTTGAAAATCTTTCTTCAAATATGGGCTTGGATCAGCTAACTTTCAGCACTGGTTCAGCCTACGGGGATTTGGATAATGACGGAGATTTAGATTTGGTGATTAATAATTTGAATGGACGGGCTTTTGTTTACAAAAACACCAGTTCGGACCAAAAAATAGGTAACTATCTGAGCATAGAACTAGGTAAGGAATTTGGTACAAAAGTCATCGCTTACGCTGCAGATAAAAAATACTACCAAGAGTATCAACCTGTCAAAGGTTACATGTCCTCCGTGGATCCTAGGATGCATTTTGGCTTGGGGAAAATTGAAAAACTCGATTCGCTTGAGATTTTATGGCAAGACGGTAAAACCCAAATCATCAGAGACGTTCATGTGAATCAATCTTTGAAACTGTTTCCAGAGAAGGTAACCAAAACCTTACCGGAATTGGAGGAATTTCCAGTTCGGATTTTCACTCAAAAAGAATCAAAAATCCCCTTTCAACATCAGGAAAGCAACTTTGTAGATTTTGACCGGGATCGATTGCGATTCTGGATGATCAGTAATGAAGGACCAAAGGCTGCAAAAGCAGATGTAAACAGTGATGGATTAGATGATCTTTTTATCCCTGGGGCGAAAGGACAAAGCTCTGTTTTGCTGATTCAAAATTCAGAAGGCAAATTTATCCCCAAACAAGAAGAGCTGTTTGGTTCGGATGCCATATCTGAAGATGTTACAGCACTTTTTTTTGATGCTAATAAAGATGGTTATCCAGATTTACTCGTCGGAAGTGGAGGAATAGAGTTTGGCGATAATTCCCCTGCTTATTCAGACCGACTTTACCTTAATGATGGCTCTGGAAACTTCCACAAATCCCCTCAGTTCTTTTCTTCAAGTCCCACAGCTTTCCAACTTCCGATGGATTTTGACGAAGACGGAGATATGGATTTGGTCGTCGGCAGCCGGGCCATTCCATTTGCTTATGGAATTCCGACAGGTCTTCAAGTTTGGGAAAATGACGGGTTAGGAGGTTTTAAGCAAATTTCTCAGAGTCTCAACCCTGAACTTTCGACAATCGGGATGCTGACTTCCGCAGGTTTGGAGGATTTGGATGGAGATGGGAAACTTGAACTTATCGTCACAGGTGAATGGATGCCAATTCGGATATTTCGTTTTGAGAACAATAAATTAATTGAAAAAACAGTTGATTTTGGTTTCGAAAATACCACTGGCCTATGGAATTGCCTGTTGGTGGAGGATGTCAACATGGATGGCTTCCCCGATATTCTTGCTGGGAATCACGGTTTAAATTCCCGACTTCGAAGCCAAAGCAATTCTCAGCTTAGAATGGTGTTAAACGATTTTGACCAAAATGGAACCTTGGATCAGATTCTTTCACAATACGAAAATGAAAGAACAATTCCATGGGTTCTTAAACCTGCCTTGCTTCGCCAAATCCCCTCTTTACGAAAGCAATTGCTAACCTATGAATCCTACCAAGACAAACCTTTGGAAGACCTTTTCCCTGAAACAATTTGGGCAAATTCCTTAACTTTAACAGCTGGTAATCTTGAAACTAGCCTTTGGTTAAATGACGGAAAAGGCAATTTCCTTTACACCGATTTACCCCCAGAAATACAATCCGCTCCAGTTTATTCTATTACTTCTCTCAAAGGAGAATCAGGAGGCCCTGTGTTGGTTTTTGGTGGAAATCAAAGTCGGATCAAGCCCGAATTGGGAAGTCAAATGGGAAGTTATGGATGGGTCTTGAAACCAAACGGAAAAAATCAATGGCAAACCTTAACCCCGGGAGAAAGTGGTCTATTTGTACCTGGTGAAATCAGGGACTTTCTCCAAATCAATATTGAAAACAAACCAAATTTAGTAGTATTACGAAACAATGATGAGCCACTGGTTTTTGAATTTCGCTATTAG
- a CDS encoding VCBS repeat-containing protein — protein MRNQIARLIIVVLLISCKEETEKQMTLFQEIEQANSGVDFRNDLSFSKDFNIFTYRNYYNGGGVAIGDINNDGLVDLYLTANLGPNKLYLNKGDFKFEDITEKAGVAGTRAWSTGVSMADVDGDGFLDIYVCNSGDISGDNKQNELFINQGDGTFIEMAETFGLADHGYSTHAVFFDFDKDGDLDVYLLNNSYQAIGSFNKMQNERIKRDMVGGDKLFRNDDGKFKDVSEEAGIYGSVIGFGLGITIGDVNQDTWPDIFISNDFFEKDYLYINNQDGTFTESLEKSMRSISAASMGADIADINGDGLLDIFVTDMLPESQAKLKQVTTFENWDKFQFNKNYGYHYQFSRNMLHLNNGDGTFSEIGRLSNVEATDWSWGALMFDMDNDGLRDIFVANGIYQDITDLDYLNFIDDENTKSQIISQEGVDFKALVDPIPINPIPNYAFQNLGELKFENKVEDWGLSQAIHSNGAAYGDLNNDGTLDLVVNNVNEPAQIFKNQGNYIHPTHHFIQIQLKGKGKNTFAIGTQIRLKSEDEIFYAEQMPNRGFQSSVDPKITIGLGDLAKLESIEILWPDGKYTELKNQVADQLLVLNWEDAIEMPSGKSFFEKPTSQQFSKIENPGLSFLHEENPFVDFDRDRLTYLMYSTEGPAFAKADVNGDGLEDLFFGGAKTFSAKLYLASPLGEYYESPQDAFLKDASSEDTDAVFFDADADGDLDLFVTSGGNESGFGSIDLADRLYLNDGNGNFTKNSSAGFTTVFGSSSTVNLIDVDQDGALDLFVGGRLVPFTYGAPASSQLWINDGKGNFTEKSATLAPSLKNLGMITDATVLDWDKDGNEDLVLVGDWTAPIFLKNTNGNLEKIEMPELETLKGWYRAVEVADFNNDGLPDLILGNNGLNSRFKITPDSPVKMFLNDFDQNGSVEHIFAQEVEGVQVPYTLKHELERQIPSVKKKYLRYSNYNNESLTDIFPPEIVNQSIINEVNNLESGVLMNEGNGNFTWKPFPVLAQRSYVFAIAVLDLNEDGNLDLILGGNLAQAKPEAGKYDASYGEVLLGKGDGTFDYWTNAAHGLKIDGDIRAFELLENKKLLVVKNSAEAEIWDYK, from the coding sequence ATGAGGAACCAAATAGCAAGGCTTATCATAGTGGTTTTACTTATTTCCTGCAAGGAAGAAACGGAAAAACAAATGACGCTTTTTCAGGAAATTGAGCAGGCGAATTCAGGAGTAGATTTTCGAAACGACTTAAGTTTTAGTAAAGATTTCAACATTTTCACCTACCGAAACTATTATAACGGTGGAGGTGTGGCCATTGGAGATATCAACAACGATGGGCTTGTGGATCTTTATCTTACCGCCAACTTGGGACCGAATAAACTTTATCTCAACAAAGGGGATTTCAAATTTGAGGACATTACCGAAAAAGCTGGAGTAGCTGGAACCCGAGCCTGGAGCACAGGTGTCTCTATGGCTGATGTTGATGGGGATGGATTTCTGGATATTTATGTATGCAATTCAGGTGACATTTCTGGAGACAACAAACAAAACGAACTTTTTATCAATCAGGGAGATGGGACCTTTATAGAAATGGCTGAGACTTTCGGATTGGCGGATCATGGCTACTCTACACATGCGGTATTTTTTGATTTTGACAAAGATGGCGATCTGGACGTCTATTTACTGAATAATTCCTATCAGGCAATTGGCTCATTCAACAAGATGCAGAATGAGAGAATCAAGCGAGACATGGTAGGGGGTGATAAACTCTTTCGAAATGACGATGGGAAATTCAAAGACGTCTCCGAAGAAGCCGGGATTTATGGCTCAGTAATAGGCTTTGGTCTGGGAATAACCATTGGAGATGTCAATCAGGATACTTGGCCTGACATTTTCATATCCAATGATTTCTTTGAAAAAGACTACCTCTACATCAATAATCAGGATGGAACCTTCACTGAATCATTGGAAAAGTCCATGCGCTCTATCAGTGCAGCATCAATGGGTGCAGACATAGCTGATATCAATGGCGACGGACTATTGGATATCTTTGTGACTGACATGCTTCCGGAATCGCAAGCCAAACTAAAGCAAGTCACCACTTTTGAAAATTGGGACAAGTTCCAGTTCAACAAGAACTACGGATATCACTATCAGTTTTCACGAAATATGCTCCACCTTAACAATGGAGATGGCACCTTCAGCGAAATAGGCAGGCTCAGTAATGTTGAGGCTACGGATTGGAGTTGGGGAGCTCTGATGTTTGATATGGACAATGACGGGTTAAGGGATATTTTTGTAGCGAATGGTATTTATCAGGACATCACAGACCTGGATTATTTAAATTTCATTGACGACGAGAACACCAAAAGTCAAATCATCTCTCAGGAAGGGGTTGATTTTAAAGCCTTAGTCGATCCGATTCCTATTAACCCAATTCCCAATTATGCCTTCCAAAATTTGGGCGAATTGAAATTTGAAAATAAAGTTGAAGATTGGGGGCTTAGCCAAGCAATCCATTCCAATGGCGCTGCATATGGAGACTTAAACAATGATGGGACACTTGATCTGGTCGTGAATAATGTCAATGAACCCGCCCAGATCTTCAAAAATCAGGGGAATTATATCCATCCAACACATCACTTCATCCAAATTCAGTTGAAGGGAAAAGGAAAAAACACCTTTGCCATAGGAACCCAAATCCGTCTGAAATCGGAAGATGAAATATTCTATGCTGAGCAAATGCCTAATCGAGGATTCCAATCTTCCGTAGACCCTAAAATCACGATAGGATTAGGGGATTTGGCAAAGCTGGAATCAATAGAAATTTTATGGCCTGACGGTAAATACACTGAGCTAAAAAATCAAGTTGCAGATCAGTTGCTGGTTTTAAATTGGGAAGATGCAATAGAAATGCCCTCTGGAAAATCTTTTTTTGAAAAACCTACTAGCCAACAATTTAGCAAAATTGAAAACCCAGGATTGAGTTTCTTGCATGAGGAAAATCCCTTCGTAGATTTTGATCGTGACCGATTGACCTATTTAATGTATTCTACGGAGGGACCGGCATTTGCCAAAGCAGATGTAAACGGTGATGGGTTGGAAGATCTTTTTTTTGGGGGAGCCAAAACATTCTCTGCAAAACTCTATCTCGCTTCCCCTTTAGGAGAATATTACGAAAGTCCCCAAGATGCATTCCTTAAAGACGCATCATCTGAGGATACAGATGCTGTTTTTTTCGATGCAGATGCGGATGGCGACTTGGACTTGTTTGTGACGTCTGGAGGCAATGAATCAGGTTTTGGTTCGATCGATTTGGCAGACCGCTTATATCTTAATGATGGAAATGGAAATTTCACCAAAAATTCATCGGCAGGATTCACAACGGTTTTTGGTAGCAGTAGTACAGTCAATTTGATCGACGTCGATCAAGACGGAGCATTAGATTTATTTGTTGGAGGTAGGCTGGTTCCGTTTACTTATGGAGCTCCTGCGAGCAGTCAATTGTGGATCAATGACGGAAAGGGTAATTTTACAGAGAAGTCAGCCACACTTGCTCCAAGCCTGAAAAATCTTGGAATGATTACCGATGCCACAGTGCTCGATTGGGATAAGGACGGAAACGAGGATTTGGTTTTAGTAGGTGATTGGACCGCTCCAATCTTTTTGAAAAACACCAATGGCAATCTCGAAAAAATTGAAATGCCAGAACTTGAAACATTGAAAGGATGGTACCGGGCGGTGGAAGTAGCGGATTTTAATAATGATGGACTTCCTGATTTGATTTTGGGGAACAATGGATTGAATTCACGATTCAAAATCACTCCTGATTCTCCTGTGAAAATGTTCCTGAATGATTTTGATCAAAATGGGTCAGTCGAACATATTTTCGCCCAGGAAGTCGAGGGAGTCCAAGTACCATATACCTTAAAACATGAACTGGAGCGCCAAATCCCTTCTGTCAAAAAGAAATATTTGCGGTATAGTAATTACAATAATGAAAGTTTAACAGATATTTTTCCTCCTGAAATTGTCAATCAATCCATCATCAACGAAGTGAACAATCTAGAATCTGGAGTGCTCATGAATGAAGGAAATGGAAATTTCACATGGAAACCATTCCCCGTCCTGGCTCAACGTTCCTACGTTTTCGCAATTGCAGTGTTAGATTTGAATGAGGATGGAAATTTGGATTTGATTCTGGGAGGAAACCTAGCTCAGGCAAAACCGGAAGCAGGAAAATACGATGCCAGCTATGGAGAGGTTTTATTGGGAAAAGGTGATGGAACATTTGATTATTGGACAAATGCAGCCCATGGTCTCAAAATAGACGGGGATATCCGGGCTTTTGAACTACTGGAAAACAAAAAACTTCTCGTAGTAAAAAATAGTGCTGAAGCTGAGATTTGGGATTACAAATGA
- a CDS encoding vanadium-dependent haloperoxidase encodes MRIIKTIFGLGLLLSVLSCQEQVDYSDAITDGSYLNNAQNRITEVIIHDIFSPPVAARIYSYSSLAAYEVAASVDPNYVSLLGQLNGSEKVTFTPSEKVYPPLASLAAYYYVGTGLIFSEDMMNEHRDAVYQELKEKGIPEDVFEASIAYGKEVGDVIKAYSSKDNYHQSRSFPKFTVTGEIGTWEPTPPAYMEAIEPHWNKIRTFVLDSAAQFKPLAPPPFSDQPGSEFYKVAKEVYDAAVNAGEEEQNIALFWDCNPYKMNVKGHVMFAEKKITPGGHWMSIAGIASKAAGKDWKGTAETFSLTGIALNEAFISCWDEKYRSNLIRPETYINQYIDEEWVPILQTPPFPEHTSGHSVASSAAGYTLGKLFGDEFHLVDSSEVAYGLPVREYDSFSQAYQEAAISRFYGGIHYMPAIDYGVSQGLAIGEFIWDRIHTKPDQVAQAN; translated from the coding sequence ATGCGAATTATTAAAACCATATTTGGATTAGGACTGCTCCTTTCAGTGCTTTCCTGCCAAGAACAAGTAGATTACTCAGATGCAATTACTGATGGGTCATACTTGAACAATGCCCAAAATAGAATTACAGAAGTAATCATACACGACATCTTTTCCCCGCCAGTAGCCGCGAGGATTTATTCTTACTCAAGCTTAGCTGCTTATGAAGTTGCTGCTAGTGTGGACCCGAATTATGTATCCCTTTTGGGTCAGCTCAATGGCTCTGAGAAAGTTACTTTCACTCCTTCTGAAAAGGTTTACCCTCCTTTGGCTTCACTTGCCGCTTATTACTACGTTGGTACAGGGCTAATCTTCTCTGAAGATATGATGAATGAGCACAGAGATGCCGTTTATCAGGAGTTGAAAGAAAAAGGAATTCCAGAGGATGTTTTCGAAGCTTCCATCGCTTATGGCAAAGAAGTGGGAGATGTAATCAAAGCTTATTCCTCCAAGGATAATTACCATCAAAGTCGTTCCTTCCCAAAATTCACAGTTACAGGTGAAATAGGAACATGGGAACCTACCCCACCTGCTTACATGGAGGCAATAGAACCTCATTGGAACAAAATCAGAACATTTGTTTTGGACTCTGCAGCGCAGTTTAAGCCTTTAGCACCCCCTCCATTTTCTGATCAGCCCGGCTCTGAATTTTATAAAGTCGCGAAGGAAGTTTATGACGCGGCAGTCAATGCAGGAGAAGAGGAGCAGAATATTGCCCTTTTCTGGGATTGCAACCCATATAAAATGAATGTCAAAGGGCATGTGATGTTTGCTGAGAAAAAAATCACTCCAGGAGGCCACTGGATGAGTATCGCTGGAATCGCTAGTAAAGCTGCCGGAAAAGACTGGAAAGGAACAGCAGAAACATTCTCTTTAACAGGAATTGCTTTGAATGAAGCTTTTATTTCCTGCTGGGATGAAAAATATAGAAGTAATTTGATCAGGCCAGAAACCTACATCAACCAATACATAGATGAAGAGTGGGTACCCATTTTGCAAACCCCTCCATTTCCTGAACACACTTCAGGGCATAGTGTAGCTTCTTCTGCAGCCGGATATACCTTAGGAAAATTATTCGGAGATGAGTTCCACTTAGTTGACAGCTCAGAAGTTGCTTATGGTCTACCCGTTAGAGAATACGATTCATTCAGCCAAGCCTATCAAGAGGCGGCCATCAGCAGATTTTATGGAGGAATTCATTACATGCCGGCAATCGACTATGGGGTAAGTCAGGGACTTGCTATAGGAGAGTTTATTTGGGATAGGATTCACACAAAACCTGATCAAGTGGCACAAGCAAATTAA